The genomic segment AACCCAGAGCAGGTCCAACGGGAGGTGATGGATTTGCCGCGCCTCCTTTAATCTGTAATTTGATTAGTCCAGCAACTTCTTTAGCCATTTTTTAATTGATTTATATATAAACATTAATAAAGAACATTACAGCGTAACACCTGTACTATTCTTTTTCTACTTGCATAAAGCCCAATTCGAGCGGAGTTTTCCGACCGAATATCTTTACCATGACCTTCAGCTTCTTCTTCTCGGTGTTCACTTCTTCAATGATTCCACTGAATCCACTGAACGGACCGTAATTCACCTTTACAGTCTCGCCGACTACATACGGGATATTCAGCTCTTCGCCGGCATCCTGCAATTCATCGACTGTACCAAGTATACGATTCACTTCCGACTGTCTCAGAGGAACGGGTTTTTCCGATCCACCCAAGAACCCTATCACATTAGGAGTATTTCTCAGATGGTGAGCAACCTCACCTACCAAAGCAGCCTCCACCAAAACGTAACCAGGGAGATAACTTCTCTCTTTCACAATTTTCTTACCATTGCGAACCTGATATACCTTTTCGGTAGGAATCAATACCTGAGACACATAATCACCAAGGTCGCTGTTTTTAATGTCAGCTTCAAGGTATTCCTTTACCTTAGCTTCTTTTCCGCTAATAGCACGCAGAACGTACCATTTCTTTTCAATCTCAGACATTTCTCCTTCTTTTTAATGTGGATAAACAAATTCCATTAAATGTTGGAAACAGAAGTCCATCGCAAACACTACCAATGCAATAAGCAGGGAAGCATATAAAACAACTACTGCACTGTTAGTAAGTTCAGAATACGTAGGCCACGACACTTTATGAACAAGTTCGTCGTAAGTTTCTTTAAAATAAGCTACTATCTTCTTCATTTCAATAATATTAGCACGGGAGGAGAGGCTCGAACTCCCGACACCCGGTTTTGGAGACCGGTGCTCT from the Bacteroides eggerthii genome contains:
- the nusG gene encoding transcription termination/antitermination protein NusG — protein: MSEIEKKWYVLRAISGKEAKVKEYLEADIKNSDLGDYVSQVLIPTEKVYQVRNGKKIVKERSYLPGYVLVEAALVGEVAHHLRNTPNVIGFLGGSEKPVPLRQSEVNRILGTVDELQDAGEELNIPYVVGETVKVNYGPFSGFSGIIEEVNTEKKKLKVMVKIFGRKTPLELGFMQVEKE
- the secE gene encoding preprotein translocase subunit SecE: MKKIVAYFKETYDELVHKVSWPTYSELTNSAVVVLYASLLIALVVFAMDFCFQHLMEFVYPH